A genomic stretch from Juglans microcarpa x Juglans regia isolate MS1-56 chromosome 3S, Jm3101_v1.0, whole genome shotgun sequence includes:
- the LOC121258265 gene encoding beta carbonic anhydrase 5, chloroplastic-like isoform X3: protein MAAPSPTPFSRLFNSSVDACPTSLKTATILGPKLKSGETEQAHLRLLTSFKHLKFKASKEPPGLTQQLDNRKLESLTESENGCDLFEDLKHRFLRFKRRKFKENLDHFQNLAQGQAPKFMIIACADSRVCPSIILGFQPGEAFMVRNVANLVPTFESGPSETNAALEFAVNSLKVENILVIGHSCCGGIRALMSMEDEVDSSSFIRSWVVVGKNARLITKSAASNLSFDQQCRHCEKGPEYKSVAKK, encoded by the exons ATGGCAGCTCCTTCACCAACTCCCTTTTCACGGCTCTTCAATTCTTCCGTGGATGCTTGCCCAACTTCCTTAAAGACAGCAACT ATCCTTGGTCCTAAGCTGAAATCAGGAGAAACTGAGCAGGCCCATCTGAGATTATTGACTTCTTTTAA GCATTTAAAATTCAAGGCGTCAAAGGAACCTCCAGGACTGACTCAGCAACTTGACAATCGCAAGCTGGAAAGCTTGACTGAAAGTGAAAATGGGTGTGATTTGTTTGAAGATCTGAAACATCGATTTCTGAGATTCAAAAGACGTAAATTCAA GGAAAACTTAgaccattttcaaaatcttGCCCAGGGTCAAGCACCAAAG TTCATGATTATTGCTTGTGCAGACTCTAGGGTTTGCCCCTCAATTATCCTGGGTTTTCAACCTGGGGAAGCATTTATGGTCAGAAATGTAGCAAATCTGGTGCCCACATTTGAG AGTGGACCCTCAGAAACAAATGCTGCATTAGAATTTGCTGTAAATTCTCTTAAA GTTGAAAACATATTAGTCATTGGCCACAGCTGTTGCGGAGGCATTCGTGCACTTATGAGTATGGAAGATGAAGTAGATTCAAG TAGCTTTATTAGAAGTTGGGTTGTTGTTGGAAAGAACGCAAGGTTAATCACAAAGTCTGCAGCTTCCAACCTAAGCTTTGACCAGCAGTGCAGACACTGTGAGAAG GGGCCAGAATACAAGTCAGTTGCTAAAAAGTGA
- the LOC121258265 gene encoding beta carbonic anhydrase 5, chloroplastic-like isoform X2, producing MAAPSPTPFSRLFNSSVDACPTSLKTATILGPKLKSGETEQAHLRLLTSFKHLKFKASKEPPGLTQQLDNRKLESLTESENGCDLFEDLKHRFLRFKRRKFKENLDHFQNLAQGQAPKFMIIACADSRVCPSIILGFQPGEAFMVRNVANLVPTFESGPSETNAALEFAVNSLKVENILVIGHSCCGGIRALMSMEDEVDSSFIRSWVVVGKNARLITKSAASNLSFDQQCRHCEKESVNHSLLNLLTYPWIEEKVAEGALSLHGGYYDFIDCTFEKWTLDFKASNREKNSRFAVKNQFYWC from the exons ATGGCAGCTCCTTCACCAACTCCCTTTTCACGGCTCTTCAATTCTTCCGTGGATGCTTGCCCAACTTCCTTAAAGACAGCAACT ATCCTTGGTCCTAAGCTGAAATCAGGAGAAACTGAGCAGGCCCATCTGAGATTATTGACTTCTTTTAA GCATTTAAAATTCAAGGCGTCAAAGGAACCTCCAGGACTGACTCAGCAACTTGACAATCGCAAGCTGGAAAGCTTGACTGAAAGTGAAAATGGGTGTGATTTGTTTGAAGATCTGAAACATCGATTTCTGAGATTCAAAAGACGTAAATTCAA GGAAAACTTAgaccattttcaaaatcttGCCCAGGGTCAAGCACCAAAG TTCATGATTATTGCTTGTGCAGACTCTAGGGTTTGCCCCTCAATTATCCTGGGTTTTCAACCTGGGGAAGCATTTATGGTCAGAAATGTAGCAAATCTGGTGCCCACATTTGAG AGTGGACCCTCAGAAACAAATGCTGCATTAGAATTTGCTGTAAATTCTCTTAAA GTTGAAAACATATTAGTCATTGGCCACAGCTGTTGCGGAGGCATTCGTGCACTTATGAGTATGGAAGATGAAGTAGATTCAAG CTTTATTAGAAGTTGGGTTGTTGTTGGAAAGAACGCAAGGTTAATCACAAAGTCTGCAGCTTCCAACCTAAGCTTTGACCAGCAGTGCAGACACTGTGAGAAG GAATCGGTCAACCATTCCTTGTTAAACCTGCTCACTTACCCATGGATTGAAGAAAAAGTGGCTGAAGGAGCTCTCTCTTTGCATGGTGGCTACTATGACTTCATCGATTGTACATTTGAGAAGTGGACACTGGACTTCAAGGCAAGCAACAGGGAGAAAAATAGCAGATTTGCAGTCAAAAACCAGTTTTATTGGTGCTGA
- the LOC121258265 gene encoding beta carbonic anhydrase 5, chloroplastic-like isoform X1, which produces MAAPSPTPFSRLFNSSVDACPTSLKTATILGPKLKSGETEQAHLRLLTSFKHLKFKASKEPPGLTQQLDNRKLESLTESENGCDLFEDLKHRFLRFKRRKFKENLDHFQNLAQGQAPKFMIIACADSRVCPSIILGFQPGEAFMVRNVANLVPTFESGPSETNAALEFAVNSLKVENILVIGHSCCGGIRALMSMEDEVDSSSFIRSWVVVGKNARLITKSAASNLSFDQQCRHCEKESVNHSLLNLLTYPWIEEKVAEGALSLHGGYYDFIDCTFEKWTLDFKASNREKNSRFAVKNQFYWC; this is translated from the exons ATGGCAGCTCCTTCACCAACTCCCTTTTCACGGCTCTTCAATTCTTCCGTGGATGCTTGCCCAACTTCCTTAAAGACAGCAACT ATCCTTGGTCCTAAGCTGAAATCAGGAGAAACTGAGCAGGCCCATCTGAGATTATTGACTTCTTTTAA GCATTTAAAATTCAAGGCGTCAAAGGAACCTCCAGGACTGACTCAGCAACTTGACAATCGCAAGCTGGAAAGCTTGACTGAAAGTGAAAATGGGTGTGATTTGTTTGAAGATCTGAAACATCGATTTCTGAGATTCAAAAGACGTAAATTCAA GGAAAACTTAgaccattttcaaaatcttGCCCAGGGTCAAGCACCAAAG TTCATGATTATTGCTTGTGCAGACTCTAGGGTTTGCCCCTCAATTATCCTGGGTTTTCAACCTGGGGAAGCATTTATGGTCAGAAATGTAGCAAATCTGGTGCCCACATTTGAG AGTGGACCCTCAGAAACAAATGCTGCATTAGAATTTGCTGTAAATTCTCTTAAA GTTGAAAACATATTAGTCATTGGCCACAGCTGTTGCGGAGGCATTCGTGCACTTATGAGTATGGAAGATGAAGTAGATTCAAG TAGCTTTATTAGAAGTTGGGTTGTTGTTGGAAAGAACGCAAGGTTAATCACAAAGTCTGCAGCTTCCAACCTAAGCTTTGACCAGCAGTGCAGACACTGTGAGAAG GAATCGGTCAACCATTCCTTGTTAAACCTGCTCACTTACCCATGGATTGAAGAAAAAGTGGCTGAAGGAGCTCTCTCTTTGCATGGTGGCTACTATGACTTCATCGATTGTACATTTGAGAAGTGGACACTGGACTTCAAGGCAAGCAACAGGGAGAAAAATAGCAGATTTGCAGTCAAAAACCAGTTTTATTGGTGCTGA
- the LOC121258265 gene encoding beta carbonic anhydrase 5, chloroplastic-like isoform X4: MAAPSPTPFSRLFNSSVDACPTSLKTATILGPKLKSGETEQAHLRLLTSFKHLKFKASKEPPGLTQQLDNRKLESLTESENGCDLFEDLKHRFLRFKRRKFKENLDHFQNLAQGQAPKFMIIACADSRVCPSIILGFQPGEAFMVRNVANLVPTFESGPSETNAALEFAVNSLKVENILVIGHSCCGGIRALMSMEDEVDSRNRSTIPC, encoded by the exons ATGGCAGCTCCTTCACCAACTCCCTTTTCACGGCTCTTCAATTCTTCCGTGGATGCTTGCCCAACTTCCTTAAAGACAGCAACT ATCCTTGGTCCTAAGCTGAAATCAGGAGAAACTGAGCAGGCCCATCTGAGATTATTGACTTCTTTTAA GCATTTAAAATTCAAGGCGTCAAAGGAACCTCCAGGACTGACTCAGCAACTTGACAATCGCAAGCTGGAAAGCTTGACTGAAAGTGAAAATGGGTGTGATTTGTTTGAAGATCTGAAACATCGATTTCTGAGATTCAAAAGACGTAAATTCAA GGAAAACTTAgaccattttcaaaatcttGCCCAGGGTCAAGCACCAAAG TTCATGATTATTGCTTGTGCAGACTCTAGGGTTTGCCCCTCAATTATCCTGGGTTTTCAACCTGGGGAAGCATTTATGGTCAGAAATGTAGCAAATCTGGTGCCCACATTTGAG AGTGGACCCTCAGAAACAAATGCTGCATTAGAATTTGCTGTAAATTCTCTTAAA GTTGAAAACATATTAGTCATTGGCCACAGCTGTTGCGGAGGCATTCGTGCACTTATGAGTATGGAAGATGAAGTAGATTCAAG GAATCGGTCAACCATTCCTTGTTAA
- the LOC121258263 gene encoding transcription factor bHLH143-like: MVMASESRLSLENSAWKPSKLSFMNTDLRPRQQECLPACTNPGNHISPAPMAQPNFAVPGIPDLKTEQTNGAHGSLECLPLQFQGLLPIPDPYLKTKKSMLSNSGSSAKRFLIFDQCGNQTRLIYNSVCFPSPNPNTAAKPICCYYGEEQAARVSQIDPSKYILHEASGENITTFEESEMHEDTEEINALLYSDNDEYGDGDGDDDETASTGHSPMAIKGGYEKYDHVDYLADEVAGPDSPNKRQKLLDGGYKKSSPMATTSSVKLDRSVEYGSDAESGYAFGQNQGEKAGSILGKMCFRRDKIYETLRILERIIPGAEGKDPLFVIDEAIDYLKILKLNAKSLGVNNQ; this comes from the coding sequence ATGGTGATGGCCAGCGAATCTCGGCTTTCTCTAGAGAATTCTGCTTGGAaaccatctaaactgagtttcaTGAACACGGATCTCAGGCCGAGGCAACAAGAATGTTTGCCTGCATGCACAAATCCTGGCAATCACATATCCCCAGCACCTATGGCACAGCCCAATTTTGCAGTTCCTGGTATACCAGACTTGAAGACTGAACAAACAAATGGAGCTCATGGTTCTCTTGAATGTTTACCGCTTCAATTCCAGGGCTTGCTACCCATTCCTGACCCATATCTTAAAACAAAGAAATCCATGCTGTCAAATTCTGGGTCATCTGCAAAGAGATTCCTTATTTTTGATCAGTGTGGGAATCAAACAAGGCTAATTTATAACTCAGTTTGCTTCCCTTCCCCGAATCCAAATACTGCTGCAAAACCAATTTGTTGTTATTATGGGGAAGAGCAGGCAGCTAGAGTGAGTCAAATTGATCCAAGCAAGTACATTTTACATGAAGCATCTGGTGAAAATATTACAACTTTTGAAGAAAGTGAGATGCATGAAGACACGGAAGAAATCAATGCGTTGCTATACTCTGACAATGATGAATATGGTGACGGTGACGGTGACGATGATGAAACAGCAAGCACAGGCCATTCTCCGATGGCTATAAAGGGGGGATACGAGAAATATGATCATGTTGACTACCTAGCAGATGAAGTTGCTGGCCCTGACAGCCCAAATAAAAGGCAAAAATTGCTCGATGGTGGGTACAAAAAATCATCACCGATGGCCACTACTAGTTCCGTAAAACTGGACAGATCTGTTGAGTATGGCAGTGATGCAGAGTCAGGCTATGCCTTTGGCCAGAACCAAGGTGAGAAAGCTGGTTCTATTTTGGGCAAAATGTGTTTTAGAAGGGATAAGATCTATGAGACTTTGAGAATTCTTGAGCGCATAATTCCTGGTGCAGAGGGTAAGGACCCATTGTTTGTTATTGATGAAGCTATAGATTACCTGAAGATTTTAAAGCTCAACGCCAAATCTCTAGGGGTGAACAACCAATAG
- the LOC121258838 gene encoding protein PELPK2-like, whose amino-acid sequence MASSRTFAALALMFFIALSFPGVDVAVATRKLLAPTTTLPEIPGLALPALPPGPGGIIPDLPTFPDYRSPPPMISFPAIPPVGDIPTFPIFPPATTTTP is encoded by the coding sequence ATGGCATCTTCCCGTACCTTTGCGGCCTTGGCATTAATGTTCTTCATCGCTCTGTCGTTTCCGGGCGTTGATGTAGCCGTTGCTACTCGAAAACTCTTGGCACCGACGACGACCTTGCCTGAAATTCCTGGCCTGGCACTTCCAGCTCTGCCTCCAGGACCAGGAGGAATCATCCCGGACCTACCAACATTCCCGGATTACAGGTCGCCGCCACCTATGATTTCGTTTCCAGCTATCCCCCCCGTCGGCGACATTCCCACATTTCCGATCTTCCCTCCGGCTACAACTACCACCCCTTAA